A genomic region of Arachis hypogaea cultivar Tifrunner chromosome 5, arahy.Tifrunner.gnm2.J5K5, whole genome shotgun sequence contains the following coding sequences:
- the LOC112799686 gene encoding adenine phosphoribosyltransferase 3-like, with product VGIEARGFIFGPPIALAIGAKFVPLRKPKKLPGKVISQEYILEYGRDCLEMHVGAVEAGERAIVVDDLIATGGTLCAAMDLLERVGAEVVECACVIELPELKGRERLNGKPLYVLVEYLEV from the exons GTAGGAATTGAAGCTCGGGGATTCATATTCGGTCCTCCCATAGCATTGGCAATAGGAGCAAAGTTTGTACCATTGAGGAAACCAAAGAAGTTACCTG GGAAAGTGATATCTCAAGAGTATATTCTGGAGTATGGAAGGGACTGTCTTGAGATGCATGTTGGAGCAGTTGAAGCTGGTGAACGCGCTATAGTGGTTGATGATTTGATTGCAACTGGTGGAACACTCTGTGCTGCTATGGACTTACTCG AACGTGTGGGAGCAGAGGTAGTGGAGTGTGCCTGTGTAATAGAATTGCCAGAACTGAAG GGGCGCGAACGGTTGAATGGGAAGCCTTTGTATGTGTTGGTGGAATACTTGGAAGTATGA